TGCACCGTTCTATCTCATAAAACGAAGGGCAATACGGTTGGTTTCGTGTTTAAGGAAAACGGCGCGAAGGTGGTGCGTGCGGACTTACTCTATACGCTGAACGGTGGCGATAAGCATGAAGAATGGTTCCGAACTCCAGTTGCGCTGAATAGTAACAGCACCGCAGTGGTCGAACTGCCTGCTGGCACGACACACTATTACTTGAACTTGGTGGATGAAAACGACTTTCTCGTGAGCTACCCTGAGATTACCAATCCAAAGGGCGGCTTCAACAGTCAGGCATTATCCGTAAAGTAAGTGGGTGGGCTCCTCGGCGCTAGACACCGGATTCGAGTCCGTGCTATTGAATCTTTTCCGGCCTTCTTACCTAATCGATTTGATACTGTATGTATTCTTTGAGGTCGAAAATTTTCCACTCTTCGGAGCCTACCTTTCGGTAGTCCAACACTAAGCCGAGCCTTGTGGCCGGCCCTTGATAGTAGACGAGCTGAAAGCGACGTAAGCCTTGCTCTAGTTTGTAAGTGCCTGACTTCGCCGACATACCATGCGTGCCATCGTTGTTTACCACAAGCTTTCGGTCGATGAACAACACGGATCCGTCATCGGATGCGAGGCGGAATTCGTATTCACCAGCAAGTTTCGCTGGCCAGAACAGTTTCACTTCAAAGTCCACGGCAAACCACTCGAACTGGTCCGTAACACCCGGAAATCCTTCTTTGAAATCCTGAGACGGTAGGTTGAGGACATGATTGTAGATTTTGGAGCCCTGGCGTCTGCCAGGTTTCAGCCCTACTATCTTATCTTTTTGATCTAAGATCCCTCGAATTGTATTAGGCTTGAATAAATAAACGGTGCCTTCCCACGCGTGCGCCATTTTTTTAGTCGTCCCAAAGCCTTTAATGTCGGGAAAGCGGCTGACGGCTTTGCCGATGCCTGCGCCAAAGCTTAGGCTTCCGCCCCCTGTGGCGCCGAGTCCTGCACTCACAGTGAAGCTTTGATCCATTGATGGCAGGTCGACATCGATATTGGCCACGGAGATGTCTGCTACCGGACGCATCTTTAGATGGTTCATCGGCTGAGATGTGGGCGGCTTCGGTTGGATCGTCACCTTTTGTTCTTTCGGCGGTTCAACGTTTTCGACAGCGGGAACCTCTTCGAATTGCGCGTCTTCTTGGATGACGATATTGGCCACGGTGATGATTCCAGCAACGAAGGCCGCACCAATGTGCAACACTATGCTGATGACGATAACCTTCATCAGCATAGGATTTATTTTATTCTTTCTAGGGGGTGGTAGCATAGCAACAAGGGAGTGTGGGGTGGGGGCCTAAGAGTGTCATTATTTTGTTACTAATTGCAACATGTTATGACATCTTTGTAAGTCCTGAATGGGACTCATTGTCTTATCTTCTTCGAGGAGATTGAAGACCACGAGTGCGATACTACCGTCAGGGTTTTTGAACGCGGTTCCTTTACACGCCATTTTAGCAATACGCGATCGATGTGATTACCGACCTGAATCATGGATCGATTGGCTATATCGAGTGGTGCATGATCTGAAGTCGCACAGGCGGGCCAAAACCCTATAACAACTTCAATCGTGCGCCGGTGTTGATTGATCCAGTCGAGGATACGGTGCTCTATACGCCGCTGTATTATTTGTTGGCACACTTTAGTAAATATATCCGTCCAGGTGCGGTGCGTGTCGGGTTGGATGCCGCCTTGCCGGAAGGCGTGTGGGCGACGGCTGCGCAGAATCCAGATGGTTCGTTTGCTGTGGTTGTGTTCAATGATAATACCACGCCGCGATTCATCGAAATTGACTTCGGTGGGCAGCAGGTCGCGACACAAGTATCCGCCGATAGTCTGCAGACGATCCTGTATTTGAATTAGCTGAATTTAAGTAAGTGCATGGCTGGATCGACTCTGGGTAGGACCCTCTCGAGCGGCTGTCTCAACAATAGAATAACGTCTACTGTCCGCATCACCATTTTACGGATGGGGCCATCTGCAATATGCTTATTTGCTAAGGCGTATTGAACATACAGACCGAAGCAGAATTCATCCGTAAAAACCTGGACGACGACATCGTGGTAAGCGCGAGCATGAGGGTGCTCGTTCCTTCCCAGATGGCTGCGAGGACTGATTCGTTTCTAAGGGTATTTTTTAAGTTCATCGTCGATTCGCGTAACATGGTCGATTCGACATTGTTTGTTCTGAGATGGTTCTCCAGTTCACTGGTGTGGCACGGGCTCCTCGGAGAGAGCCTGTTTTGCGCTATCGAGCATGCTCACCTGCCATTCGACCAGCTCATGGTTACAAAGCAGCAGGAGACGCATGCCCCGCAATTTTGAATCAGAGATTCCCCAGTGCGCCTCAACAGCCATCCCGCTACACAACGATGAACCATTTTTTAGCCACTGTGGCCATCCATGAGCGTTGGTGCTTCTTTCGCGTAAATGCGCGATGCAATTGTTTGTGAATTTAGGTATAAATTTTAGGCTGACGGCCGAACCTATGTGGATTCGGCTGTTCTGAACATCTTCTTCCCCAAAGATGAATATATGAAGTTTGGCTATTCTCCCTTGTCGCTTTTCTGTGTCCTACTGTTTCCTGTGCTTCAATGTATGGGAGCGTCCCACTTTACCTTCGACTCCTCGGCTGAGCCCGCGAGCTTGGTTTTGGGTGGGGTGGACCGTCTGAATCAAACGTCCTCCGATGGCTTTTACCTGCGGCATTTTGATGGCAAGAACGTTACTGCTACGCAATTGACTCACGTGACCTTTGATGGAGACACGTTGACTGTTTCTGAATCGGGCGGATTGCCGCAGTTTACCTTGCGTATTGATACGTATGATCAGCATGTATCGATCCATTTGATCGAAGTGGAGGGCATCGGTGATTCACGCGCGTATGGGCTAGTCTTGGAGTTGGATACGAATGCTAATATTGGCTTGAGACGACTCAGTGATATTGTGGAAGTGTCGAGTTCCAGTATCGTAAGGTATACATCTGCGGCCTCGATTCAATGGAGATACCTGTGGGGTGAGGCGCTAGATGGTAACCTAGGTGGCGTTGCGATTTTTAACGGCACATTGACTGGATCGAACTTAGATGCTGCTCTGGCTGAAGTGTGGGTGACTGAAGACTTGGCTCGACCCGCCGGGCAAAGCTCCTGGACGGAGGACGATGTCTTAAACTGGGTCGCGGATTACGCGGCACAAAACAACAGTATGAATGAGGTGATGTTGGAAGCAACGTCGCTTGAAGACCTCTACGAATTGACTGATAGCTTGGCGATTGCGCATGGGGTGAAGCGAGTCTACCTGCATACCAAAACATGGCGCGGCGAATACTGGCCGAAATACAATTCGAGGGTGCACGTGAACACGGACGTCTTTCCCGCGGGTAAAGCGGATTTGCTGATTTATGCGAATTATCTCAAGAGCAATGGCATTCATCTGCGCTTACATAGTGTGAGCTGCGGCATTGGAGAATATGATCCAGATTACATTGTCGGCGGTGTGGATCCACGGTTGGCCTCTTGGGGGAGTGGAACCTTAGAGCAGGGCATTGACTCATCTGAGAGGCGTATTCTATTTCGCCCCGCGGAGGATACTGAGATCCCTTTACTGGGGCAGGGGATTGCTCATGTGGGCAGACAGTTGGACTATGAGTATTTGAAAATTGGCGAGGAAATCGTCAAAGTAGGGGAATTTATTCAGACGGAAGACGATGTCTGGATTCTGGAAAATTGTATTCGCGGTCAGGATGGCACGGATTCGGCCGATCATAGCGCTAGCGCTGAAATGATCGGCTTGTATTGTTCGTATGGCAGAAACTATATTCCGGCATACGATTTAGATCAGCCGGATAGCTTAATGGATGAGTTGGCTTTGGAATATGCAACGTTCGTCAATGAGCTACAGCTGGGGCATCTGCATTTTGATGGCCCGGAAATTCATCGAATTCATCCATGGGTGGAGCGTGACTTACTGGATCGTATTTATAGCTATGTGGATCACCCGACCACCTCCAGTCGGGTGGGGCGCAGTATTGCAGCGCACTTTGAACAGGCTTTCAGCGCAGTGCGGGACGATCGCTCTTACGATTATTTTCCTTTAGAAATTGGGATACGTCTAGATGAGCCAGACAATCTCCCTGCAACCAGTCTATTAGACACGTCGTTTCATATCCAAGAGGGGGTCATGCTCGGTGGACGCCGTCCACAATTCACAGTCCCGCAAAGCGGCTATGCAATCAGCAAAGAAGAGGTCGAGGATCATGGCTTATTCAATGATACCTTGGAGCTGTTTCTTGCATGGATAGAGATCGCGCCGGTATTGCATGAGGATGATGTGGATTACATCGATACGTTCATGGAGAGAACTACAGGCAGTAACCACTATCAGAGCGAATATGTGCTGTTGCTTAGTCGAAATACCAACGGGGATTATGTCTTTACGCCGACTCTAGTCTTGGGGCAAACCTCTGGAGTCGATGACCCGTGGTATATTCACCAAGAGAAGGGCTCGGTCACTCGGAAGCAGGCGATCGTCGCAGGTGATACGCTGTTGTTAGATAACCCAGAGGCGGCGCAGTCATTGCAATTTGTCATTCGAGTCGATCAGGATGCGACGCAGGTGTTGACGAATCCGAGCATTGAAATTGACGGAGGCACCGGCAGTCTGGCGGTTACGGGCACCGTGAATGCCGGAGAGTATCTTCAGTATGAGGGAGGATCTACGGCACTGCGTTATGACGTGAATTGGAAACTACTGGAAACGTTGCCCGTGGTTGTCACTAACTTCACGGTCGTGAGCGGAACCAACTCGGTGCAGGTTATCGATGGCGCAAGTGCTGCAGTCGATCTCGAAACTCAGTTTATTGTAGAGGGAACAGATTATGTATTGGAGGCAAATAATGCACTGTAATCTGAAAACATGCTGTTGCTCCTTTGGCATTCTTGGGGTTGCCGTGAGTGGACTTTCAGCGCTGGTGATCGAGGCGGAAGATGCCGTGATCACGAGCGCAGATATCAAGGCCGATGTCGATGCATCGATCGGGTTCTATATGGATGGAAAGGAAGGCTTTAACCTGAGCTGGACGGTGAATGCCGAAGGCGGCAGCGAAGCTTTGGAGTTTCGTATTAAGGTGCCGAGTAGCACGCGTTCGATGGGAGTCTTCGTCAATGATTCACAGGTCGGTGTGGTGAGCAGCTCCTCGACCACGTGGGAGGCTCAGACCGTGAGTGCCGTGCTCAACAGTGGCACTAACACGATTGAGCTGCGTGACTCCGAAGGCACCGCCGAATTGGATGTGGATTATCTATCTGCTGATTCCATTTCACTCGTTCGTGACGGTGTGTATCTCGAAGCCGAATCGATGTCGCTGGATGGCTATGTGCTGGAATCTTTCGACGAGGCCTCCAATGGGAGTCTGGCCAGACTCAGTGCTGCCATTGGTTCGGTTGAGACCACGGTCTCTGGCATTTCAGATGGCAACTATGATCTGGGAGTCGATTATTGGGATGAGTCAGATGGCGTTTCAGCCTTCAAAGTGTTTGTGAATGATGACCTCGTGGATGCCTGGTATGCGGATCGTTTCCTAGGGAACGCCGGAATCGATGCATCCAATCGTATCCGCCGCGAAATTAAACAGGTGCCGCTCGAGTCAGGCGATGTGATTCGTATTTTCTGTGCGGTCGACGGCGGCGAACTCGGACGAGTCGACGGTATTGAACTCCTCACTCCATTGACGCCTAGCGCGCTCTATAGTGCAAATTGGAACACGGATGGCACCCTTAGCGATTTGGTGTTAGCAGGCGTCGAACATCTCGACACATCCAATGAGTCGGGGATGCAATTGCGGGTGTTTGATGGATATGCGGTCGATGAGCGCGCTTGCGATGATGGCACTAGCCGAGCGATGGTGGTGGATCTGACAGATACGGCCATCGGTTATGCCAAACTTACCGTGCGCACGGATGTGTATGGGCAGCATATGGTCGTGCGCCTTGTCGATTGCGTGGGAATTCCTCGC
The window above is part of the Lentimonas sp. CC4 genome. Proteins encoded here:
- a CDS encoding PA14 domain-containing protein: MKVIVISIVLHIGAAFVAGIITVANIVIQEDAQFEEVPAVENVEPPKEQKVTIQPKPPTSQPMNHLKMRPVADISVANIDVDLPSMDQSFTVSAGLGATGGGSLSFGAGIGKAVSRFPDIKGFGTTKKMAHAWEGTVYLFKPNTIRGILDQKDKIVGLKPGRRQGSKIYNHVLNLPSQDFKEGFPGVTDQFEWFAVDFEVKLFWPAKLAGEYEFRLASDDGSVLFIDRKLVVNNDGTHGMSAKSGTYKLEQGLRRFQLVYYQGPATRLGLVLDYRKVGSEEWKIFDLKEYIQYQID
- a CDS encoding glycoside hydrolase family 30 beta sandwich domain-containing protein; this encodes MAHFSKYIRPGAVRVGLDAALPEGVWATAAQNPDGSFAVVVFNDNTTPRFIEIDFGGQQVATQVSADSLQTILYLN